A genomic region of Arachis hypogaea cultivar Tifrunner chromosome 5, arahy.Tifrunner.gnm2.J5K5, whole genome shotgun sequence contains the following coding sequences:
- the LOC140184877 gene encoding uncharacterized protein, protein MGIVYEKSVKFEFPVSNNQAEYEAIIGGLLLSKEVGVTRVEVNSDSQVVTSQINETYQAKDPLLQKYLEKVSGLSKDFEEVVVQHVPRERNTQADLLSKLASTKPGTGNRSLIQGLVKELTVALCVTKADVALPWIGPIADFLENGKLPDDHKAAKALRREVAKYVIIQGQIFKRGLKQPLLKCLRPDQTDYILREVHERCCGLHIGGKALARKLLRAATFGS, encoded by the coding sequence ATGGGGATAGTATATGAGAAGTCCGTCAAGTTCGAGTTCCCGGTCTCTAACAACCAGGCGGAGTACGAGGCCATAATTGGCGGGCTGTTGTTGTCAAAAGAAGTCGGGGTAACAAGAGTAGAGGTGAACAGCGATTCTCAAGTTGTCACCTCCCAAATCAATGAAACTTATCAAGCCAAAGACCCTCTGCTACAAAAATACCTGGAAAAGGTTAGCGGTCTAAGCAAGGACTTTGAGGAGGTCGTGGTGCAGCATGTcccaagagaaaggaacacacaaGCCGACCTCCTATCCAAGCTGGCTAGTACAAAGCCAGGAACAGGAAATCGCTCTTTGATCCAAGGATTAGTGAAAGAACTGACAGTCGCCCTGTGCGTGACCAAAGCAGACGTCGCCCTCCCATGGATCGGCCCAATTGCAGATTTTTTGGAAAACGGCAAGCTCCCCGACGACCACAAGGCAGCAAAGGCGTTGAGAAGGGAGGTGGCCAAGTACGTAATAATACAAGGCCAGATATTCAAGAGAGGACTAAAACAACCCCTGTTGAAGTGCCTACgacccgaccagacggactacatACTAAGGGAAGTCCATGAAAGATGTTGCGGCCTCCATATCGGGGGAAAGGCTTTGGCTCGGAAGCTCTTGAGGGCGGCTACTTTTGGCTCTTGA